In the Ipomoea triloba cultivar NCNSP0323 chromosome 6, ASM357664v1 genome, one interval contains:
- the LOC116023833 gene encoding putative uncharacterized protein DDB_G0277255 isoform X2, which translates to MAEARREIVTALKFHRAAMKQQQQQQQQQQSQTEKQPLQPSPQSSLEQELKLNSGGNSRNNDSNVTAKDFPSCMDNYSHLPFSSHPLHQYSYPNVSVTPSLIQENLNFPLPSQPLGLNLNFQDFNNLDATPYFCSSNPSIYSSSSSSSSSSSSSSCAHISAPSEDIHHMGSSQEVHPMEEAEMVNSGLHPTLDDKEMAEIRSIGEQHQMELNDTLNLATSAWWFKFLKTTEVGPDEEKNVEDYGCYPFDEVMEFPAWLNANESCLQQRLNDHYSEDYFQNPALPCMGIDEIEGKDVEWIARED; encoded by the exons ATGGCTGAGGCTCGACGAGAAATTGTGACTGCTCTGAAGTTTCATAGAGCAGCTATGaagcaacagcagcagcagcagcaacaacaacaatcgcAAACAGAGAAACAGCCATTGCAGCCCTCACCACAATCATCATTAGAACAAGAACTGAAGCTCAATTCTGGGGGGAATTCAAGAAATAATGATTCCAATGTCACTGCCAAGGATTTTCCAAGTTGCATGGACAACTACTCCCACTTGCCCTTCTCCTCTCATCCCCTGCATCAGTATTCTTATCCCAATGTATCTGTTACTCCATCACTTATCCAAGAGAACCTCAATTTCCCACTTCCAAGCCAACCCTTAGGCTTGAATCTCAATTTCCAAGATTTCAACAATTTGGATGCTACACCTTATTTTTGCAGTAGCAATCCATcaatttattcttcttcttcttcatcttcatcatcttcatcttcaagttCTTGCGCACATATATCTGCTCCCAGTGAGGACATCCATCACATGGGATCATCGCAAGAAGTGCATCCAATGGAGGAAGCTGAGATGGTAAATTCCGGGTTGCATCCCACTCTCGATGACAAGGAAATGGCAGAGATCAGGTCAATAGGGGAGCAGCATCAAATGGAGTTGAATGACACCTTGAATTTGGCCACTTCAGCTTGGTGGTTCAAGTTCCTGAAAACCACGGAAGTTGGCCCTGACGAAGAGAAAAATGTTGAAGATTATGGGTGCTATCCATTTGATGAAGTCATGGAATTCCCAGCCTGGCTGAATGCAAATGAAAGCTGTTTGCAGCAACGCTTGAATGATCACTACTCTGAAGATTACTTCCAAAATCCTGCCTTGCCATG TATGGGTATTGATGAGATTGAAGGAAAGGATGTGGAGTGGATAGCCAGAGAAGACTGA
- the LOC116023833 gene encoding circadian locomoter output cycles protein kaput-like isoform X1: MRGRCSKQGNKAGLEIEKLDKLTEEPPLSGAYIRSLVKQLTSSRAKDPLNSTDHDLPGEGFTSPGQLLQPQPQPSPCQPPQRKKQARKRLHTSRPYQERLLNMAEARREIVTALKFHRAAMKQQQQQQQQQQSQTEKQPLQPSPQSSLEQELKLNSGGNSRNNDSNVTAKDFPSCMDNYSHLPFSSHPLHQYSYPNVSVTPSLIQENLNFPLPSQPLGLNLNFQDFNNLDATPYFCSSNPSIYSSSSSSSSSSSSSSCAHISAPSEDIHHMGSSQEVHPMEEAEMVNSGLHPTLDDKEMAEIRSIGEQHQMELNDTLNLATSAWWFKFLKTTEVGPDEEKNVEDYGCYPFDEVMEFPAWLNANESCLQQRLNDHYSEDYFQNPALPCMGIDEIEGKDVEWIARED, encoded by the exons ATGAGGGGAAGATGTTCAAAGCAAGGAAATAAAGCAGGTTTGGAAATAGAAAAGCTTGACAAACTAACAGAAGAGCCTCCGCTTTCTGGTGCCTATATTAGGAGCCTTGTGAAACAGCTGACTTCTTCAAGAGCTAAAGATCCCTTGAATTCTACAGACCATGATTTGCCTGGAGAAGGTTTTACTAGCCCGGGACAATTGTTGCAGCCACAGCCACAGCCATCACCATGCCAACCACCCCAACGTAAAAAACAAGCCCGGAAAAGACTTCATACTAGCAGACCTTATCAGGAGAGGCTTCTAAATATGGCTGAGGCTCGACGAGAAATTGTGACTGCTCTGAAGTTTCATAGAGCAGCTATGaagcaacagcagcagcagcagcaacaacaacaatcgcAAACAGAGAAACAGCCATTGCAGCCCTCACCACAATCATCATTAGAACAAGAACTGAAGCTCAATTCTGGGGGGAATTCAAGAAATAATGATTCCAATGTCACTGCCAAGGATTTTCCAAGTTGCATGGACAACTACTCCCACTTGCCCTTCTCCTCTCATCCCCTGCATCAGTATTCTTATCCCAATGTATCTGTTACTCCATCACTTATCCAAGAGAACCTCAATTTCCCACTTCCAAGCCAACCCTTAGGCTTGAATCTCAATTTCCAAGATTTCAACAATTTGGATGCTACACCTTATTTTTGCAGTAGCAATCCATcaatttattcttcttcttcttcatcttcatcatcttcatcttcaagttCTTGCGCACATATATCTGCTCCCAGTGAGGACATCCATCACATGGGATCATCGCAAGAAGTGCATCCAATGGAGGAAGCTGAGATGGTAAATTCCGGGTTGCATCCCACTCTCGATGACAAGGAAATGGCAGAGATCAGGTCAATAGGGGAGCAGCATCAAATGGAGTTGAATGACACCTTGAATTTGGCCACTTCAGCTTGGTGGTTCAAGTTCCTGAAAACCACGGAAGTTGGCCCTGACGAAGAGAAAAATGTTGAAGATTATGGGTGCTATCCATTTGATGAAGTCATGGAATTCCCAGCCTGGCTGAATGCAAATGAAAGCTGTTTGCAGCAACGCTTGAATGATCACTACTCTGAAGATTACTTCCAAAATCCTGCCTTGCCATG TATGGGTATTGATGAGATTGAAGGAAAGGATGTGGAGTGGATAGCCAGAGAAGACTGA